One window from the genome of Podospora pseudocomata strain CBS 415.72m chromosome 6, whole genome shotgun sequence encodes:
- the PSF2 gene encoding DNA replication protein psf2 (BUSCO:EOG09264QRY; COG:L; antiSMASH:Cluster_4; EggNog:ENOG503P488) has product MALPLPLGLTHSEVAFVAEMELVTVVPRQRLESIDLLSGKTPPLRPPHRADLPLWLALLLKKQRRANIVPPPWLHPASLADIVHRETKVHPHAFSEPMPTASRARQSQPGYAGRIGGGDSSEVILSPPFRSNCTSAAPAGYLPYHWLEVAEALITHASDDLGGNTSEIRGLLRDLVEVRAAKMRDSAETLGAEGQGGVVSLRGVGAMELAENRGFVLGVVDGVRKIGGAVETARREKEEEMDLGGGDGGRGGYGGDGDSDDDMGI; this is encoded by the exons ATGGCTCTCCCTCTACCATTAGGCCTTACCCATTCCGAGGTCGCCTTCGTCGCCGAAATGGAGCTCGTCACAGTGGTTCCTAGACAACGATTAGAAAGCATCGATCTGCTGTCG GGcaaaaccccccccctccgcccacCCCACCGAgccgacctccccctctggctagccctcctcctcaaaaagcAGCGCCGCGCCAACATCGTCCCCCCACCATGGCTGCACCCCGCCTCCCTAGCCGACATTGTCCACCGCGAGACGAAAGTGCACCCTCACGCTTTCTCGGAGCCAATGCCTACCGCTTCACGAGCGAGACAGTCACAACCTGGTTATGCGGGGAGGATAGGTGGGGGTGACAGCAGCGAAGTAATATTGAGCCCGCCGTTTCGGAGTAATTGTACCAGCGCCGCGCCGGCGGGGTATTTGCCGTACCACTGGTTGGAGGTTGCCGAGGCGCTTATAACGCACGCGAGCgatgatttgggggggaaTACCAGTGAGATTAGGGGGTTGTTACGGGATTTGGTGGAGGTCAGGGCGGCGAAGATGAGAGATTCGGCGGAGACGCTGGGGGCGGAAGGACAAGGGGGTGTGGTTAGTTTGCGTGGCGTGGGAGCGATGGAGTTGGCAGAGAATAGGGGGTTtgtcttgggggttgtggatggggtgaggaagaTTGGTGGTGCGGTCGAGACGGCGAgacgagaaaaagaggaagagatggatctgggtgggggagatgggggcaGGGGTGGTtatggtggggatggggatagtgatgatgatatgggGATCTAA